The following are encoded in a window of Saccharothrix longispora genomic DNA:
- the coaE gene encoding dephospho-CoA kinase: MLRVGLSGGIGSGKSTVAGRLAEHGAVVIDADRLAREVVEPGTDGLREIVEAFGEDVVRDGALDRAALAARVFSDDAARATLNGITHPRIAARTAELIAAAPEDAIVVHDVPLLVENGMAPLYHLVLIVHADVEERVVRLRGRGMPEEDARRRIAAQADDERRRAVADVWLDNSGTPDLVLARVDELWADRLVRYESNVRLRRYAPGPPVVVPYDATWPEQARRVAARIALAADGRRVEHIGSTAVPGLAAKDVLDFQLGVASLEEAAGLEDALARAGFPGLGLREDAVKRAGDAPELWHKRLHAGADPGRRVNLHVRVEGGPAWEWAVRFRDWLRADAAARDEYAAVKLELAERHRGDADGFAYGESKEPWMSAAAARVDAFFASQEG, encoded by the coding sequence ATGTTGCGCGTGGGCCTCTCCGGGGGAATCGGGTCGGGCAAGTCGACGGTGGCGGGCAGGCTCGCCGAGCACGGCGCGGTGGTGATCGACGCCGACCGGCTGGCCCGCGAGGTCGTCGAACCCGGCACGGACGGCCTGCGCGAGATCGTCGAGGCGTTCGGCGAGGACGTCGTGCGGGACGGCGCTCTCGACCGGGCGGCGCTGGCGGCACGGGTGTTCAGCGACGACGCCGCGCGGGCCACCCTCAACGGCATCACGCACCCGAGGATCGCCGCCCGCACGGCCGAGCTGATCGCCGCCGCGCCCGAGGACGCGATCGTCGTGCACGACGTGCCGCTGCTCGTGGAGAACGGCATGGCCCCGCTCTACCACCTCGTGCTCATCGTGCACGCCGACGTCGAGGAGCGCGTGGTGCGCCTCCGGGGGCGCGGCATGCCCGAGGAGGACGCCCGGCGGCGCATCGCGGCCCAGGCCGACGACGAGCGGCGCCGCGCGGTGGCGGACGTGTGGCTGGACAACTCCGGCACGCCCGACCTGGTGCTCGCGCGCGTCGACGAGCTGTGGGCGGACCGGCTGGTGCGCTACGAGTCGAACGTGCGGCTGCGCCGGTACGCCCCCGGCCCGCCGGTCGTCGTGCCCTACGACGCCACGTGGCCCGAGCAGGCCCGACGGGTCGCGGCGCGGATCGCCCTGGCGGCGGACGGCAGGCGGGTCGAGCACATCGGGTCGACGGCCGTGCCGGGGCTGGCCGCGAAGGACGTGCTGGACTTCCAGCTGGGCGTGGCGTCGCTGGAGGAGGCCGCCGGGCTGGAGGACGCGCTGGCGCGGGCCGGGTTCCCCGGACTGGGCCTCCGCGAGGACGCGGTGAAGCGGGCCGGGGACGCGCCGGAGCTGTGGCACAAGCGGCTGCACGCGGGCGCGGACCCCGGACGGCGGGTCAACCTGCACGTTCGCGTGGAGGGCGGCCCCGCGTGGGAGTGGGCGGTGCGGTTCCGCGACTGGCTGCGGGCCGACGCGGCGGCGCGGGACGAGTACGCGGCGGTGAAGCTGGAACTGGCGGAGCGGCACCGGGGCGACGCGGACGGGTTCGCCTACGGCGAGTCGAAGGAGCCGTGGATGTCGGCCGCCGCGGCCCGCGTCGACGCGTTCTTCGCGTCGCAGGAGGGCTAG
- the rpsA gene encoding 30S ribosomal protein S1 encodes MSTDTTTVPVAAAPKQVAINDIGTEEDFLAAIDKTIKYFNDGDIVEGTIVKVDRDEVLLDIGYKTEGVIPSRELSIKHDVDPNEVVKVGDEVEALVLQKEDKEGRLILSKKRAQYERAWGTIEALKEKDEPVKGTVIEVVKGGLILDIGLRGFLPASLVEMRRVRDLQPYVGRELEAKIIELDKNRNNVVLSRRAWLEQTQSEVRSEFLNQLQKGQVRKGVVSSIVNFGAFVDLGGVDGLVHVSELSWKHIDHPSEVVEVGQEVTVEVLDVDMERERVSLSLKATQEDPWRQFARTHAIGQIVPGKVTKLVPFGAFVRVDEGIEGLVHISELAERHVEIPEQVVQVGDDVMVKVIDIDLDRRRISLSLKQANEGFTVDSEFDPTQYGMAAEYDDQGNYIYPEGFDPETQEWQEGFDKQREEWERQYAEAHTRYEAHMKQVAKAAAAEEEAAGETNYSSGGDAPAAASSSTGAPAQAGGTLASDEQLAALREKLSGGA; translated from the coding sequence ATGTCCACCGACACCACCACTGTCCCGGTTGCCGCTGCGCCGAAGCAGGTCGCCATCAACGATATCGGGACGGAGGAGGACTTCCTCGCCGCTATCGACAAGACGATCAAGTACTTCAACGATGGCGATATCGTCGAAGGCACCATCGTCAAGGTCGACCGGGACGAGGTCCTGCTCGACATCGGCTACAAGACCGAGGGCGTCATCCCCTCGCGCGAGTTGTCGATCAAGCACGACGTCGACCCCAACGAGGTCGTCAAGGTCGGTGACGAGGTCGAGGCCCTCGTCCTCCAGAAGGAGGACAAGGAAGGTCGGCTGATCCTCTCCAAGAAGCGCGCTCAGTACGAGCGCGCCTGGGGCACCATCGAGGCGCTCAAGGAGAAGGACGAGCCCGTCAAGGGCACCGTCATCGAGGTCGTCAAGGGCGGCCTGATCCTGGACATCGGTCTGCGCGGCTTCCTCCCCGCCTCGCTCGTCGAGATGCGTCGCGTCCGCGACCTCCAGCCCTACGTGGGCCGCGAGCTCGAGGCGAAGATCATCGAGCTGGACAAGAACCGCAACAACGTGGTCCTGTCCCGTCGCGCGTGGCTGGAGCAGACGCAGTCCGAGGTCCGCAGCGAGTTCCTCAACCAGCTGCAGAAGGGCCAGGTCCGCAAGGGCGTCGTGTCCTCCATCGTCAACTTCGGTGCCTTCGTGGACCTGGGTGGCGTGGACGGCCTCGTGCACGTCTCGGAGCTGTCCTGGAAGCACATCGACCACCCGTCCGAGGTCGTCGAGGTCGGCCAGGAGGTCACGGTCGAGGTCCTCGACGTCGACATGGAGCGCGAGCGCGTGTCGCTGTCGCTCAAGGCGACGCAGGAAGACCCGTGGCGCCAGTTCGCCCGCACCCACGCGATCGGCCAGATCGTGCCGGGCAAGGTCACCAAGCTCGTCCCGTTCGGTGCGTTCGTCCGCGTGGACGAGGGCATCGAGGGCCTGGTCCACATCTCCGAGCTGGCCGAGCGCCACGTGGAGATCCCGGAGCAGGTCGTCCAGGTCGGCGACGACGTCATGGTCAAGGTCATCGACATCGACCTCGACCGCCGGCGGATCTCGCTGTCGCTCAAGCAGGCCAACGAGGGCTTCACGGTCGACTCCGAGTTCGACCCGACCCAGTACGGCATGGCCGCCGAGTACGACGACCAGGGCAACTACATCTACCCCGAGGGCTTCGACCCGGAGACCCAGGAGTGGCAGGAAGGCTTCGACAAGCAGCGCGAGGAGTGGGAGCGGCAGTACGCCGAGGCCCACACGCGCTACGAGGCCCACATGAAGCAGGTCGCCAAGGCCGCTGCCGCCGAGGAAGAGGCCGCGGGCGAGACGAACTACTCGTCCGGTGGCGACGCCCCGGCTGCCGCGTCGTCCAGCACGGGCGCCCCGGCCCAGGCCGGCGGCACCCTGGCCAGCGACGAGCAGCTGGCCGCGCTCCGCGAGAAGCTGTCGGGCGGCGCCTGA
- a CDS encoding DUF402 domain-containing protein — protein sequence MGAVITPQLVDVVDTVSAVRSYSSGGARRLSTCRVEHWGLRLECPTPEDPFSDSEVTWLMPELGLRLTHHKPRSRHARSGPSVLSAVRVQRDSRHWRTTDLLLGLAVPGGTTARIVRSEEFAAAVAGRVLNADDADQALRIVHRTLEEVSLHRHDLGTWLTHRGIFDTWPSL from the coding sequence GTGGGAGCGGTCATCACACCTCAGCTGGTCGACGTCGTCGACACCGTCAGCGCTGTTCGGAGCTACTCCAGCGGCGGCGCGCGGCGCTTGTCCACCTGCCGGGTGGAGCACTGGGGCCTGCGCCTGGAGTGCCCCACCCCGGAGGACCCGTTCTCCGATTCGGAGGTCACCTGGTTGATGCCCGAACTGGGGCTCCGGTTGACCCACCACAAGCCGCGGTCCCGGCACGCGCGCAGCGGGCCGAGCGTGCTGTCCGCCGTGCGGGTGCAGCGCGACAGCCGCCACTGGCGCACCACGGACCTCCTGCTCGGCCTGGCCGTGCCGGGCGGCACGACGGCCCGCATCGTGCGCTCCGAGGAGTTCGCCGCCGCCGTCGCCGGTCGCGTGTTGAACGCCGACGACGCCGACCAGGCCCTGCGGATCGTGCACCGCACCCTGGAAGAGGTGAGCCTGCACCGCCACGACCTCGGAACGTGGCTCACCCATCGGGGCATCTTCGACACCTGGCCGTCGCTCTAG